In Bos taurus isolate L1 Dominette 01449 registration number 42190680 breed Hereford chromosome 11, ARS-UCD2.0, whole genome shotgun sequence, one DNA window encodes the following:
- the CD8B gene encoding T-cell surface glycoprotein CD8 beta chain precursor: MQARLWLLLAAQLAALHGSLALVQTPAFLMVQTNQMVTLSCKTQTSPSNTRIYWLRLRQALSANSHYEFLAYWESKKTVYGKEVDSEKLTVHGNPPQSVLTLQNVKPADSGVYFCMIIGIPNLIFGTGTQLSVVDVLPTSPQPTKKTSPKKKVCHRVPTQVTQKRLSCAPLILGLLAAGVLILLVSLGVAIHLRCLQRRARLRLLKQFYK, encoded by the exons ATGCAGGCGCGGCTGTGGCTCCTCCTCGCCGCGCAGCTGGCAG CTCTGCACGGCAGCTTGGCCCTCGTGCAGACCCCTGCATTCTTGATGGTTCAGACCAACCAGATGGTGACGCTGTCCTGTAAAACCCAAACCTCACCTTCTAACACACGCATCTACTGGCTGCGGCTGCGCCAGGCCCTGAGCGCTAACAGTCACTATGAGTTTCTGGCCTACTGGGAGTCCAAAAAGACTGTGTATGGCAAGGAGGTGGACTCGGAGAAGTTGACTGTGCATGGAAATCCCCCCCAGAGTGTGCTCACGCTCCAAAATGTGAAGCCTGCCGACAGTGGTGTCTACTTCTGCATGATCATTGGGATACCCAACCTGATCTTTGGGACGGGAACTCAGCTGAGTGTGG TTGATGTTCTTCCTACCTCTCCCCAGCCAACCAAGAAGACCAGCCCTAAAAAGAAAGTGTGCCATCGAGTCCCAACCCAGGTGACTCAGAAAC GTCTGTCCTGTGCCCCGCTCATCCTCGGCCTCCTGGCGGCCGGTGTCCTGATTCTTCTGGTGTCCTTGGGTGTGGCCATCCACCTGCGCT GCCTGCAGAGGAGAGCCCGGCTTCGTCTCTTAAAACA GTTTTACAAGTGA